Part of the Rhodobacteraceae bacterium M385 genome is shown below.
GGAACTCCAGCTGGATCGAGGCCGAGCCTTCGGCGGCAAAAGCTTCCATCGATTGCAGGCCGCTGATGCCCGCGAATTCCTGCTCCATCGGCTCAATCAGCAGACGCTCGGAATCCGTGGGGCTGATTCCGTCAAGGCCCGTGTGCACATAGAACAGCGGCAGCGGGACTTCAGGATTGGCCTCTTTCGGGATCGAGACATAGGCAATGGCGCCCACGGTCAGAACCATCAAAAGCGCAATGAAAATAACGCGCGACCGCGAGAATGCGGCGTCGATCAGCGTGTTCATCAGCTTGCCTCCTCAAACTGAGGACGCACTTCTTCGCCATCGCTGACATAGCCTTGCCCCACGGTGATAAGGTTAATTTCATCCGGCAAGCCCGACACCCAGATGCCGTCGATTTCTGCGCGTACAATCTCGATCGGGTAGAAGTGGACGATGTTCTCTGCGTCCACCGCTTTGATCCCTAACTGCCCTTCGGGCGACAGCGACACGATAGAGGGCGATAGGAAATGCGCCGTCACTTCTGCCGTTGGAATGGTGATTTCCGCCGAGATCCCCGCCGCGATCGCGCCGTCCTCATTGGGTAAGGACACCTCTGCCAGGAAGGTCCGCGTGGATTGCGCGGCAGCGGTGCCCACGAAGGTCACGGTTGCTTCCCGGGTCTCTCCGGTGATGAAGGTCACATTGGCCGGCAAGCCGCTTTCAAGGCTGCCAAGCGCTTGTTGCGGGACTTGGAATGACACCGTCAGGGGCGAGTTATCGACGATGCGCCCAATCTCGGCCCCCGCTTGCACGAACTCTCCGGTATCAATGTCCAGCGCCTCGATCCGCCCGGCGAAAGGCGCGACGATGACCATATCGGCCAAGGCTTCTTCCGCGGCGGTCAGCTGCGCATCGGCTTGGGTGAAGGCAGAGCGTGCCTGTTGCACCCGGTCCACCGTGGCCACGCCGCGTTCCAGCAAGGTTTCCGCGTTTTCCAGATCGCGCCGTGTGCGGATGACCTCTTGCTGCGCTTGGGCCAACTGCGCCTCGGCCCGTTCGCTGCTGATCCGGGCAATCAACCTGCCCTCTTCCACATAGTCGCCCATGCTGATTAGCAATTCCGCGATCTCGCCCGAGGCTTCGGCGCGGATCAACGTGTCACGATCGGGCAGCGCTTGGCCTTCGGCGTTGAAATACAGCGTGACAGGCTGCGCCACAGACTGTTGCACCGCCACGGCTACAGCAAGGGGAGCGTTGGGGGCTGCGGCTTCCTCTTCGGGTTCTTCAGAGGGCACGACAAAGCCGCTGCCCATCCACCCCACAAGCACCAGCGTCAACAAAGCGGCGATCCATGTGGAGCGGGAAGAGCCCTTATCGGTGTCAAACTGCAACCCTGCATCCGGCGTGGGCGCTTGCGATACGGTGGTGTCTTCCGTCATCGGAAGCGGATCAGAAGACGCGCTTTCTTCCGAGACTACGGGTTTTTCGGGCGCCGTATCGGTCGTTTTTGGCAGCGCTTCAGCGGCATCTTTGTCAGTGGATTTCGTCATGGTCTATTCCTTGGCAGCCGCGCCGGGCGCTGGTTCATTCAGGTGATCGAGGGCAAAGCTAAGGCTTTGATCAATCGCAGCATAAAGCCCCGCAAAATCGCCAATGCGAGCTTTGATTTCGGGGCAACATTCGGGGAGGCTGGCAGCCGTTTCCAACACCTCATCTCGGGCGCGGCGCACTCCATTCTGAGTGCGCTTCAACATATTTTCATGGGGGTTCGCGGTCAGTTGAAAGTAGTCCTGCCGCTCTCCGGGCTTAGAGACCCGTTTTAGCACGCCCCGGTCCTCCAATATGCGCACGCTAGAGCTGATGCTGGCGCGGCTGACCTGAAGCCGTTCGGCCAAATCCCCGAAAGACACGGTGTCATTGTCGAAGATGAACATCCCAAACATGCGCCCCGCCGTCTTCGGCAGGCCGTCGCCTTGGGCCATCAGACCCACCTTCTCGATGAATTCTGATCGGATCGGGTCGAGGTTGGGGGCCGAGGTCACGGCGGTCTCCTTCATCAATATGCGCGTTCTATCGCAGCAAAAACTGGTCTTGAAAAGTGCGTTCAGTTAAAACTGAATAAAAAGAACGTAGCGTCAGCATAGGGAGATGGGGCGGAAAAACGGGGTTACAAGGGTCCGCGGAAAGACATTTCTGAAAATGCTTAGGTGCCCGCGATAAACCGCCAAAGGAATACGCCGCTCATGCCGAAGCCGATCAGGCCGATCAACGCACGTACCGCGCGCTTGGGAAGGCGCCGCGCCAGGGGGGCGCCTGCGTATCCGCCAAGCGTCGCCGCGATCATCATCGCAACCGCGTAGGGCCACGCGACCAAGCCCGCAGCGGCAAAAATTCCCACGGAAATCAGAGAGATCACAAAGCTAA
Proteins encoded:
- a CDS encoding efflux RND transporter periplasmic adaptor subunit, with the translated sequence MTKSTDKDAAEALPKTTDTAPEKPVVSEESASSDPLPMTEDTTVSQAPTPDAGLQFDTDKGSSRSTWIAALLTLVLVGWMGSGFVVPSEEPEEEAAAPNAPLAVAVAVQQSVAQPVTLYFNAEGQALPDRDTLIRAEASGEIAELLISMGDYVEEGRLIARISSERAEAQLAQAQQEVIRTRRDLENAETLLERGVATVDRVQQARSAFTQADAQLTAAEEALADMVIVAPFAGRIEALDIDTGEFVQAGAEIGRIVDNSPLTVSFQVPQQALGSLESGLPANVTFITGETREATVTFVGTAAAQSTRTFLAEVSLPNEDGAIAAGISAEITIPTAEVTAHFLSPSIVSLSPEGQLGIKAVDAENIVHFYPIEIVRAEIDGIWVSGLPDEINLITVGQGYVSDGEEVRPQFEEAS
- a CDS encoding MarR family transcriptional regulator — encoded protein: MKETAVTSAPNLDPIRSEFIEKVGLMAQGDGLPKTAGRMFGMFIFDNDTVSFGDLAERLQVSRASISSSVRILEDRGVLKRVSKPGERQDYFQLTANPHENMLKRTQNGVRRARDEVLETAASLPECCPEIKARIGDFAGLYAAIDQSLSFALDHLNEPAPGAAAKE